CGGTTTCAAACGCGTATGTATCCAAACAGATTCAGAAAAACAAAAGCCAAGAGAGGAGAAAAATCCTTGTTGGAGCGGGTTTTCCTGTATTTGTTTCTGGTTACGTTCAGTGTTTCATTTATTGGCAAACAGCTTTCTACAGATTCCGGAAACCGACATTTTTTAGGCGTAAAGCAGCTAGTTGCCAAAGGGGAAGCCTCCCAACAGCTTGTTTCTGAATCGTTATGCGAAGGCGAAGAGTGCCTGGATGATGATACCGTTGATGATGAAAACGACCTCACGGATGCTATCCTGCATGCCTCACTTTCTGCGTTTTTATTTCAGGATGTTTGTCGTTTCGACTGGGCCTTAGTCAATCACAAGGCTCATTCCAAAAAGTTTATCGAATTAAGAGTTTTGAGAATTTAGGAGAGAACATGGACCGGATTTAGTTCCGGATTGAATTTATTCCATTGTTTATCTTTTAAATTTTCATGAAATGTCTACAAAAAAAGCTGCTTCAGGCAGTATATTTCAATCTCTTCGGGAAAACCTATCCTACGATTTACTTTCGGGTTTTCTTGTTTCCCTGATCGCACTACCGCTTTCTTTAGGAATTGCCAGTGCCAGTGGATTTCCGCCCTTGATGGGTGTTTTAACCGCCATTATTGGTGGTATTGTAATTGCTTTTTTCGCAGGTAGCGAACTAACTATTAAAGGTCCTGCAGCCGGCCTTATTGTAATTGTAGCCGGTGCTGTGGAAGAACTTGGTAATGGGAATGCTGAGTTAGGCTGGCATCTGGCTTTGGGTGTTGGTGTAGTTGCTGCTTTATTACAGGTTTTAGCCGGACAGTTTAAAGCTGCGAAGATTGCCGATTTTTTCCCAATTGCTGCTGTGCATGGATTGCTGGCATCAATAGGTATCATAATTATTTCAAAACAAATTCACTTGTTGTTGGGAATAGCCCCATCCATGTTGAAGGATGCACATACCGGAAAAGGTTTGGAACCTTTGGAATTGTTGGAAATGATTCCGCATTCATTGGCAAATCTAACCCCGTCGATTGCAGCAGTTGGTGTTATTTGTTTAGTAGTATTATTCGGATTGCCGATGGTTAAATCCGGACTATTTAGAAAAATTCCACCGGCTCTGATTGCATTAGTTTTGGCAATTCCATTGGGGATTGTGTTTCACCTTGCTCCTGATATGAAAGATTTGGCCGGAAAGGACCTCAAACCCATGGTACATGTTGAATCCATTTTAGATCACTTAGGAGTTCAAGTAAGTTTTGCCGCTGCAACAAATCCAAGTATGTTGCCAAGCTTTATTAAGTATGTGGTTATGTTTTTCCTGGTTGGAAGTTTAGAAACTGTTATAAGTGCCAAAGCCATTGATTTGTTAGATCCAAATAAAGGCAAATCAGATCACAGCAAGGATTTACGGGCTGTAGGAATTGGAAACACCATCTCGGCTATTTTGGGTGGATTACCTATGATAAGTGAAATAGCTCGTAGCAGTGCTAATTTAGGAAATGGTGCAAAAAGCAGATGGGCGAATTT
The DNA window shown above is from Bacteroidia bacterium and carries:
- a CDS encoding SulP family inorganic anion transporter, whose product is MSTKKAASGSIFQSLRENLSYDLLSGFLVSLIALPLSLGIASASGFPPLMGVLTAIIGGIVIAFFAGSELTIKGPAAGLIVIVAGAVEELGNGNAELGWHLALGVGVVAALLQVLAGQFKAAKIADFFPIAAVHGLLASIGIIIISKQIHLLLGIAPSMLKDAHTGKGLEPLELLEMIPHSLANLTPSIAAVGVICLVVLFGLPMVKSGLFRKIPPALIALVLAIPLGIVFHLAPDMKDLAGKDLKPMVHVESILDHLGVQVSFAAATNPSMLPSFIKYVVMFFLVGSLETVISAKAIDLLDPNKGKSDHSKDLRAVGIGNTISAILGGLPMISEIARSSANLGNGAKSRWANFFHGVFLLIYVLALYQVINMVPVAALSAMLVFVGYRLASPKEFVHMWHLGIEQFIIFFTTIVVTLSTDLLVGISAGIIVNLIFHLVNGAPFGSLFKSGITVSEPNSNTIVIEVKNAALFVHNVTTNGILNNLESGKNVLVLLGETKLVDHSYLDNLHRFVDDYENEGGKVAIVGLDHHKKLSSHPLAARVNPDISLELLTIS